A genomic window from Nicotiana sylvestris chromosome 11, ASM39365v2, whole genome shotgun sequence includes:
- the LOC104237838 gene encoding uncharacterized protein isoform X1: MGKRKRKADLNKTPPPSDLMPPSPRMDALSKQKFSHQVDNSGMKSFLSIADIVDGPVKVTQGQQSSIVHRRNIDILKSLRHPRHYGRHYSRRRSAANAEASTSHGGHTPSYDEKLSLKMASKCYSDSGHDTENRQRAVHKPEGAPSSSLATRIISSDAGKLFCVLCQKFLKEDPYIMLENNLPVGETCVVAVLACGHLYHADCLERRTSREDRQDPPCPICLGLVSQVDASVEQE; this comes from the exons AtgggaaaaagaaagagaaaagctGACCTCAACAAGACTCCTCCTCCTTCAG ACCTGATGCCACCCTCGCCCAGAATGGATGCATTATCGAAACAG AAATTCTCTCATCAAGTCGACAACAGTGGTATGAAGTCTTTCTTATCCATTGCGGATATCGTAGATGGTCCTGTGAAGGTAACCCAAGGCCAACAGTCATCTATTGTTCACCGTCGAAATATTGACATTCTAAAGTCTTTGAGGCATCCCCGTCACTATGGCCGCCATTATTCCCGACGGAGATCTGCTGCTAATGCTGAGGCATCAACTTCCCATGGTGGTCATACACCTTCTTATGATGAGAAGTTGTCCTTAAAAATGGCAAGCAAATGCTATTCAGATTCTGGACATGACACAG AGAATAGGCAAAGAGCAGTTCATAAACCAGAAGGAGCTCCATCCAGTTCATTGGCAACGAGGATAATATCATCTGATGCGGGGAAACTCTTTTGCGTATTATGCCAGAAGTTTCTGAAGGAGGACCCTTACATCATGCTTGAAAACAATTTACCTGTAGGCGAGACTTGTGTTGTGGCTGTTTTAGCTTGTGGTCATCTTTACCATGCTGATTGTTTGGAACGGAGAACAAGCCGTGAAGATAGACAGGATCCGCCCTGTCCAATTTGTCTCGGCTTGGTTTCTCAGGTTGATGCTTCAGTAGAACAAGAGTAG
- the LOC104237838 gene encoding uncharacterized protein isoform X2 has protein sequence MPPSPRMDALSKQKFSHQVDNSGMKSFLSIADIVDGPVKVTQGQQSSIVHRRNIDILKSLRHPRHYGRHYSRRRSAANAEASTSHGGHTPSYDEKLSLKMASKCYSDSGHDTENRQRAVHKPEGAPSSSLATRIISSDAGKLFCVLCQKFLKEDPYIMLENNLPVGETCVVAVLACGHLYHADCLERRTSREDRQDPPCPICLGLVSQVDASVEQE, from the exons ATGCCACCCTCGCCCAGAATGGATGCATTATCGAAACAG AAATTCTCTCATCAAGTCGACAACAGTGGTATGAAGTCTTTCTTATCCATTGCGGATATCGTAGATGGTCCTGTGAAGGTAACCCAAGGCCAACAGTCATCTATTGTTCACCGTCGAAATATTGACATTCTAAAGTCTTTGAGGCATCCCCGTCACTATGGCCGCCATTATTCCCGACGGAGATCTGCTGCTAATGCTGAGGCATCAACTTCCCATGGTGGTCATACACCTTCTTATGATGAGAAGTTGTCCTTAAAAATGGCAAGCAAATGCTATTCAGATTCTGGACATGACACAG AGAATAGGCAAAGAGCAGTTCATAAACCAGAAGGAGCTCCATCCAGTTCATTGGCAACGAGGATAATATCATCTGATGCGGGGAAACTCTTTTGCGTATTATGCCAGAAGTTTCTGAAGGAGGACCCTTACATCATGCTTGAAAACAATTTACCTGTAGGCGAGACTTGTGTTGTGGCTGTTTTAGCTTGTGGTCATCTTTACCATGCTGATTGTTTGGAACGGAGAACAAGCCGTGAAGATAGACAGGATCCGCCCTGTCCAATTTGTCTCGGCTTGGTTTCTCAGGTTGATGCTTCAGTAGAACAAGAGTAG